From the genome of Hyalangium minutum:
CACATGGATCCTCAGCATCGGCTCCTGCTCGAGTGCGCGTGGGAGGCGCTGGAGCGTGCGGGGCTGCCCGCGGATCGCCTGAGCGGGACGAAGACAGGCGTCTTCGTGGGTATCTCCAGCAGCGACTACGGCATGCTCATCCATGAGCGGGAGCCCATGGAGTCGCTGGACGCGTACTTCCTCACGGGCCTCGCTCCGAACTTCGCCGCGGGCCGCACCTCTTATGTGCTGGGACTGCAGGGGCCGGCGATGGCGGTGGACACGGCGTGCTCCTCGTCGCTGGTCGCGGTGCACCTGGCCTGCCAGAGCCTGCGGGCGGGGGGCTCGGATCTGGCGCTGGCGGCGGGCACCAACCTGATGCTGATGCCCCTCTCGCACATCGTGATGTCCAAGGTGCGGGTGCTCTCGGGCACCGGGCGCTGCCGGACGTTCGACACTGCGGCGGACGGGCTCGTGCGCGGCGAGGCCGTGGCGGTCGTGGTCCTCAAGCGGCTGTCGGATGCGCTGGCTGCGGGCGACAACGTGCTGGCGGTCATTCGGGGCACGGCGGTGAACCAGGACGGGCCCAGCAGCGGACTGACTGTGCCCAACAAGCACGCGCAGGAGCGCGTCATCCGCGACGCGCTCGAGAACGCCAAGGTCCAGCCCCACGAGGTGAGCTACGTGGAGGCGCACGGCACCGGCACCCCGCTGGGGGACCCGATCGAGCTGCGCGCGTTGAGCGCGGTGTACGGGAAGGATCGGCCTGCGGACAGCCCGCTGTACGTCGGCTCGGTGAAGACGAACATCGGGCACACGGAGCCGTCGGCGGGCATCGCGGGCCTGATCAAGGTCATCCTCTCCTTGCAGAACCGCACGCTTCCGCCGCATCTGCACTTGCATCAGCGCACGCCTCAGGTGGACTGGAGCGGGCTGGGGATCGATGTGCCGACGCGGCTGACCCCCTGGTCTCGCCCGAAGCTCATCGCGGGAGTGAGCGCGTTTGGCGCCAGCGGGACGAACGCGCACATCGTGGTGGAAGAAGCGCCGCCCGTGGAGCACGGGTCTCCCAAGCCGGTTCGGCCTGAGCTGCTGGTGCTCTCGGCACGCGGCGAGCCTGCACTGCGAGCGCTCGCCACCGAGTACATCTCGCACCTCCAGGGAGGCAAAGCGGCCTCGATGGCGGAGCTGGCAGCGGCGGCGAGCGTGCGCCGCATGCACCACGAGCACCGGCTGGCGGTGGTGGGAGAGACGCACGAGGAGCTGGTGGCGGCGCTCGAGCCGCTGTCTCGCGGAGCGCCGCATCCGTTCGGGGCCTCGGGCCAGAGCGACAAGGAGACGCGACGCAAGGTGGTCTTCGTCTTCCCCGGGCAGGGCTCGCAGTGGGCGGCCATGGGCCGGGATCTGCTCGAGCAGGAGCCGGTCTTCCTGCGCGCGGTGGAGCGATGCGCCGAGGCGTTTGCCCCCCACGTGGACTGGTCTCTGCTGGATGAGCTGCGTTCCGAGCAGCCTTCAGAGCGGATGGATGTCATCCAGCCGGCGCTGTTCGCCATGGAGGTTGGGCTGGCGGCGCTCTGGCGCTCATGGGGCCTGGAGCCGGACGCGGTGATCGGGCACAGCATGGGAGAGGTGGCAGCCGCGCATGTGGCTGGAGCGCTCAGTCTGGAAGATGCGGCGCGGGTCATCTGCCGCCGCAGCAAGCTGCTGCGAGAGGTGAGCGGGCAGGGGGCCATGGCGGTGGTCGAGCTGGGGATGAAGGAGGCGCAGGAGCGTCTGCGCGGCCTCGAGGATCGATTGGCTGTGGCGGTGAGCAATGGCCCACGCTCCACGGTGCTATCCGGGAACGCGGACGCGCTCGAGACGTTGCTGGGGCAGTTGGAGCGGGAGGGGATCTTCTGCCGCCGTGTGAAGGTGACGGTGGCCTCGCATAGCCCTCAGATGGATCCGCTCCGAGGCCCTCTGCTGGCGGCCCTGGCCGAGCTCAAGCCGCGACAGGGCGCGGTCCCGCTCTACTCCACGGTGACGGGGGAGGTGAGCCCCGGCACGAGCCTCGACCCCGCGTACTGGGTGAACAACCTGCGTGAGCCCGTGCGCTTCTGGCACACCATCGAGAAGTTGATGGCAGACGGCCACACGCTGTTCGTGGAGATCAGCCCCCACCCCATCCTGCTCCCCGCGATAGAGCAGATCTTCGCGGAGCGTGCCACCGCCGCCTACGCCTTTGGCAGCCTCCGGCGAGAGCAGCCCGCCCGCCGCACGTTGCTGAAGTCCCTGGGGGACTTGTACGTGCGAGGTGCGCCGATCGACTGGACGAAGCTCTACCCGAATGCCCGCGTCGTCCCGCTGCCGACCTATCCGTTCCAGCGGGAGCGCTACTGGGTGGATCCGCCGGCTGCGGACGCGCGGCGGGCCCGAGGGGCCTCCATGGGAGGCGCGCTGCTCGGAGAGAGATTCGAGTCAGCGGGGGACAGTCGGCTGCACTCCTGGCGGAGATGGTTGAGCCTGGGCGATGCCGGCTTCCTGGCGGAGCATCTCGTCCAGGGGCTGCCGATGGTCCCCGCGACGATCTATCCGCTCCTGGTCCTGGAGGCTGCGCGGCGGGCGCTCGGTCCAGGGCAGTACGCCGTGGAGGAGCTCTTGTTCGGAGGCCCGCTGGCGCTCGAGGCAGCTCCTCAGGGTGAGCGCGAGCTGCAGATCTCCCTCGTCGAAGAAGGAGCAGGGCGCACGAGCTTCCGCGCCGCGAGCCGCCGCGAGGGCGAGCCTTGGGCGGTCCACGTGTCGGGGAGGATCGGCTCGGGCGCGAACATGGGCGAGGTGTTCGGGCAGGAGGCTCTTGAGGCCGTGCGCGCACGGTGCTCGATGCCAGCGCCTGCCGACGGGTTCTACGGAGAGCTGGAGCAGCGGGGAATCGCGAACGGCCCACGGCTGAGATCGATCCAGGAGATCTGGCTCGGTCAGGGCGAGGCGCTCACGCGGCTCTCCGTTCCGGCTGGGAGCGCCCGCGCGTCCGAAGGGCTGCCCTTGCACCCGGTGCTGCTCGACGGCGCGTTCCAGAGTATCGGCGCCGCCCTGGCAACGCTGGAGAACGAGGAGCCCGGGGTGCCACTCCCGACGAGGATCCAGGCGTTGACCGTGGGGACCTCCTCGGTGACGCAGGCCTGGAGCCATGTGCGCGTGCGCTCCATCGATGCGCGGACGCTCGAGGCGGATCTGCGCATTCTCGATGAAGCGGGGGCGCTGATCGCGGAGGCGCGCGGTCTGCGGCTCGAGCTGAGAGATGCAGGGGGCCAGCGCCCGGAGGCGAAGCTGTTCGCCAACGAGTGGCAAGCCACGGAGGCACTGCCCGCGCCGACCAGCCCGGAGCCCGGCACCTGGCTCGTCGTCACGCATGAGCTCGCCAGGGGCCGGCTCCTCGGCCAGAGGCTGGAGGCGCATGGCCAGAAGGTGCTCTACGCGGAGCCGGGGGCGCTCCGGGTGACCGATCGGGCCCGTGTGCTCTTGAGCGAGGCGCTCGCCGGGCCGTGCCGAGGCGTCCTGTACCTGGCGTCGAGTGTGCCGACTCCAGGAGCGGAGGACGTGGCGGAGAGCTGCTCGGCGCTGGGGCGCGACTCCATGGATCTGCTGGCGATTGCCCAGGCCCTCCAAGGGTCTGGGGTGAATCCTCTGCCGCGTCTGTGGCTCATCACCCAGGGGGCGCAGAGCGTCGCGGGCGAGCCGGTGTCTCTCGCCCAGTCAGGCGTCTGGGGGCTGAGCCGGAGCCTGTTCAAGGTGAAGTCCGCGCGACTCGACGTGGGATCGGAGGACACGCTGGAGTCCGCCTCCCGGGAGCTGCTCACCGGTTCGGCCGAGGATGAGATCGTACTTCGCCCCAATGCCCGGTACGTCGCGCGACTGCGTCAGCCGGGCGCGGGCTTGGCCTTTCAGCAGGTGCCCGCGCACGAGCAGCCGTTCCGCCTGGAGGTGGAGAAGCCCGGCGAGCTCGACAGCCTCTCCCTGCGCGTGAGCGAGCGCCGCGCCCCAGGACGGGGCGAGGTGGAATTCCGCGTGCATGCGGCGGGGCTCAACTTCAGTGACGCCATGAAGGCCCTGGGGATGTACCCCGCCGAAGAGGGCGAGAAGTCTGTGCTGGGCCTGGAGTGTGCGGGGCAGGTCATCGCGGTGGGCGAGGGCGTCGAGGGCCTTGAGGTGGGGCAAGAGGTCTTCGGGCTCGCTGCGGGGAGCCTCGGGGCGTACGTCACCGTGCCGGCCGCGCAGGTGGTGGCCCGCCCGCGAGGGCTCACGGTCGAGCAGGCCGCCTCCTCCGGAATGGCCTTCACGGCGGCCTGGCACGCACTGCACGAGGTCGCCCGGCTCCAGAAGGGAGAGCGGATCCTGATCCACTGTGCCGCCAGCGGCGTGGGGCTCGCGGCGGTGCGGATCGCCCGGCAGGTGGGGGCGGAGGTCTTCGCGACCACCAGCTCGCCGGAGAAGCGGGACTTCCTGCGCGAGCAGGGCGTGGCGCGGGTGATGGACTCGCGCTCGCTGCGCTTCGCCGAGGAGGTCCTCGCGGCCACTCAGGGCGAGGGCGTGGATGTCGTCCTCAACTCGTTGGCGGGCGAGGCGATCGAAAAGGGGCTCTCGGTCCTGGCGTCGGATGGCCGCTTCGTGGACCTGGGCAAGCGGGACCTGAATGCGGCGCATCGGACGCTGAGCCTGGGCCTGCTGCGCAAGCGAATCTCGTACCACGTCGTGGATCTGCTGGGGCTCGCGCGCGAGCGCCCGGGACGGATCCGCTCGCTGCTGGGACAGGTCTCGCAGGCGCTCGATCAGGGCACGCTGGCTCCGCTGCCGGTGCACGTCTGGCCGCTGGCCAAGGCGAATGAGGCGATCCGCGCGCTGGCGATGGCGAAGCATGTCGGCAAGCTCGTCGTCTCGATCCAGCAGGATGAGGGAGCGCTCGTCTCGGTTCCGGCGCGTCCATGGGCTGGCCTCTCCAAGGAGGCGGCGTACCTCCTCGTCACCGATGCACCCACGATGGGTGCCTGGCTCCTCCGGTGGATGGTGGAGGAGGGGGCCCGGCACGTCGTGCTCGCCACACCTCGGGAGGGGACTTTCGAAGCGTTGGCCGCTGGGGCACGGGAAGCCGAGGTGGCGGGGGCGGATGTGGAGTGGGCGCGGGTGGAGCTGACGGATGCGAGCCAACTGGCGCACCTGCTCGAGGAGGGAGAGCGACGCGGGCGCCGGTGGAAGGGGTTCTTCCACGCCCCTGCCGCCGAGCCTCGCGAGGCGCTGGAGTCCGCACTGGGCCCGAGCGTGACCCCGGCGATGACGCTGGAGACCCTGACGCGTGGGAGGGCACTCGACACCTTTGTGCTGCTCTCGTCGGGAGGCGCGTCGCTCGGACGCTCCAGCCCGCCAACGGTCTCCGCCATGACGGCCGTGCTCGACGCACTGGCGCAGCGCCGGCGCCTCGCGGGTCTTCCTGGGCTCAGCCTGGATTTGGGACCCGTGGCAACCGAGGAGGCCCAGAAGGGCGCGGCAGCGAACCTCTCGGCGCGCCAGGCACGAGCGCTCTTGTCGGAGGCGCTCGGCAGCGGACTGACGCAAGTTGGAGCCCTGCCCGCGTCTCCGCCCGAGGCGGGATGGATGTCCCGGGTGAGCCCGCTGCCGCGCTTCTCGGAGGTGGTGGCCGCCTTGGGGAGCACGGGGGGGGCGAGCGCCGGAGCGGGCACGCTGTTGAGCGGAGTTGCACCCGAAGAGCGCAAGGCGCGCCTGCTGGACTTCGTACACGAGCAGGTGAGCCTCGTCCTCCGGATGGATCGTGAGAAGATCAGCGTGGAGGCGCCGCTGCGAGGCTTCGGGATTGATTCCCTCATGGGGCTCGAGCTGCGCAACCGGCTGGAGAAGGCGTTGGGCTTCCGTCTCCCCGCCACGGTGATGTGGAGCAGCCCGACGATCGCCGCCCTCGTCGAGAAGCTCCTCGAGGTCGCGGAGTCCCAACTCGTGCAGCAGACGAACTGAGCCGCGGACAGCGGCGCGAATGAGAGTGATGGAAAACGATACGGCACAGTGGTTGATGTTTGGAGGAACCCGGAAAGCCGCGAGGGCGCGGATCTTCTGCTTCCATCACGCGGGAGGAGGCGCGTCGATGTACCGGAAGTGGGTGGAGGATCTCCCACCTGAGCTCGATCTCTATGCGGTCCAGCTTCCGGGGCGAGAGTTCCGCATTCGCGAGGCCTCCTTCACGCAACTGGAGCCGCTCGTCCAGGAGCTGGCCCGGGTGCTGGGGCCTCTGCTGGAGCAGCCGTTCGCCCTCTTCGGTCACAGCATGGGCGCCACCGTGGCATTCGAGCTGGCCCGCGAGCTGCGTCGGCGCGGGGCGAGGCAGCCTCTCATGTTGGGCGCCTCCGGGCGCATCGCCCCCCACTGCCGCTCGCGCTTCACGCCGGTGCAGGAGCTCACGGAGGCGCAGCTCGTCGAGAAGCTCAAGAGGGGAGGCGGTCTGCCCGATTACGTCCTCAACGAGCCGGAGCTGATGGCGATGGTCCTCCCGCTGGTCCGCTCCGACTACAAGATTGTCGACGGCTACCGGCTCACTCCCGAGCCACCGCTGACCTTTCCCATTGCGGCCTTCTACGGGCTCGACGACGTGCTCACGACACCGGAGGAGATCACGGGGTGGCAGCAGCACACCACCGGTGCTTTCTCGGTGCAGGCGCTCCCGGGCGACCATTTCTTCTTGGCCAACGCCCGGCGAGAGATCTTGTGGACCCTGAGCCGGGGCATCCTGCAGGCGCTGGACAGGTGATCCCTGGTGCGAGGGAGGGAGCGAGCCTCCTCCCCTCGCTTCTCAGGAGAGGAGCTTCTGGGCCAGCCGCACGCGCACACCGTTCTTGGGCCCCACACCCACTCCCTGGCGCACCGGCACCTCCGCTGGATCGGCCAGCTCCAGATCGAAGTTCCGCACGATCGTCGCGAGTACGACCTTCAGCTGCTGCTCCGCGAACGCGGCCCCAAGGCAGCGCCGCACCCCCGCCCCGAAGGGGATGAACTCGTAGGGGGTGAACTTGCGCTCGAGGAAGCGCTCCGGGCGGAACGTGTCCGGCTCCGGGTACAGATCCTCGCGAGAGTGGATCATCCGGCTGAACACCGCGACACCGGCGCCCGCAGGCAGGGTATAGCCGCGGACCTGGATGGGCGCCCGCAGCTTGCGGAACATGTCCGGCACGGGCGGGTAGATGCGCAGCGTCTCGTTGCAGACGGCTCCCAGGTAGGGGAGCGAGGCGTACGCCTCGGGGCCTGCGTCGGCGGGCAGGCCCGCCAGCTCCTCGCGGAGCTTGCGCAGGATCTCGGGGGACCGGTAGGTCCAGTAAACGCCCCAGGCGATCGCAGTGGCGGTGGCGGCGTAGCCCGCCACGAGCAGTCCCACCAGCTCTTTGCTCACCTGCTCGTTGGTCATCCCCGTGCCGTCGTCGTACTTCGACGTCATCATGAGGTTGAGCATGTCATCCGGCGCGGCCTCGAGATTGGCGCGGCGGGCCGTGAGCTGCTCGGCGATCAGCGCGTCCAGGCGTGCGTTGGCGCGCAGGTACCTCGCGTAGGGGCCAACTCCGCCGAACTCATGACGCAGCCAACTGAAGAAGAGCAGGGCGGGCGTCGTCGCCTTCTGGAGCTCGACGAAGGCCTCCTCGAAGCGCGCGACCAGGGAGTCATCGGCCAGGCCAAAGACGTTGCGGAGGATCACCTCGCGCGTGATGCCGCGGGACACCTCGTGCATGGGGATCGTCTCACCGGGGCGCACCGCGCCCATCCGCTTGAGCGCTACCTGCTGCATCGTGCCAGCGTAGGCCCGCATGCGAGCGCCCAGGAACGGCGGCATCAGCAGCTTGCGCTGGCGCCGGTGCGGCTCGCCAACGATCAGGGGGACGGAGCCATCGCGGAAGACCATCCGCAGGTTTTCGGGCGCGAAGATCTCGTAGCTCGTGGGGTCCGCCGTGAGGACCTCGCGTGCCCCCTCGGGCTCGCCGGTGATGATCAGCGGCCCTTCCAGAGTCTTGACGGTCAGGGTGTCGCCGTAGTTCTTCCGGAACCAGGCGTAGGCCCCGACGGGATCGGTCATGTAGCGGAACGTCTCGACGAGGGCGATGGAGGGGCCAGGGGGAAGGGGAGCCATAGCGGTCTGTCCTGTGTTGAAGCTCTGTCGTTTACGGTGCGGCGGAGTGAGCCACGTTGATGGGGCTGCCGCTGGGCTCGTCGCCGTCGTAGATGCCATCCAGGTTCCGGTCGATGCCGATGCGCGCTCCGGAGCCGGGTGGCACACAGGTGTAGGTCAGCTCTCGCCCCGGCTTCGAGGCGAGCGCACGCAGCGCCTCCGCGCTGAGCGGCTTTCGCGAGCGCTGGTCGGGCTGAAACCCGGCCCCGGGGCGGTAGAGAAAGCCGAGCTCTCGCTGGGGGCCAGCGCCCTTCACCACCAGATCGCACTCCTGCGCTTCGGCCTGGGCGATCAGCAGCTCGATGCGGGGGCCCGCCACCGTCAGGTTGCTCGAGGTGAGCGTCACCTGCTGGCCCACGATAGGCGCCAGGTTGGAGGGGAAGACGAACATGAACGACTCGATCTGGCGGCGCACCACGTTGGACTCGGGGGTGAGCGGAAAGCCGCCACGCGAGAAGAGCGAGGTGAAGCCCAGGTTGCTGAAGAAGCGGAAGATGGTGTCGATGCTGCCCGAGTGCGTGAAGCCGAAGCCCCGGACCTGATCCCCCATGAACTCGTTGTTGCCCTTGAGGAACGAATCGCCGGCCAGCGCCATGCCGAACATGCCCGTCTTCTGGTACATGTTGCGCAGGTGGGGAATCTTGAGCAGCTGGGGGTTGAAGTCGAAGGTCATCCTCCCGTCCGTGCCAAAGAAGCCCGGCGCGGCGGTCGTGGGGTTGGCCTTCGGATCCAGCGCGTGGCAGCCGATGCAGGTGGCGATGGTGTTGGCGTTGCGGGTGAGGAACTCCTGGCGCCCCACCTCCTGATCCGGCGTGAGCGAGTTGTCCAGGTTCCGGATGGGGTTGGGAGGGTAGGTGAGCTGTAGGGCGAAGCGGGTGAGCGCCTCCAGGGCGTCATCTGGCAGCTGCTTGTCGCGGCCTAGGACGTTCATGAAGCCAGCGGTCTCGCGGAACGCGGCCTTCTCGTCGAACGCGCCCGTGTCCGGCTGGGAGCTGCCCCCGCGGGTGGCCTTCACTCGCTCGCCGTGCCAGTGCATGGGCCCGGCGTTGAGCAATCCGCGCAGGGACTGCGTCGTCGTGGGGCCTTTCAGGGGGTGGAACACCGGATCGGTGATGACTTGCCTGTAGAGGGGATTCGTCAGCGGCTCGACGACGAAGGGACCCGAGACGGGCACCACGGGCGCATCGGGGTTGCCCAGATCCCAGGCCAGGCTGTCGAAGTCGCCGTAGACGTGGCAGCTCGCGCACGCCGTGTCCCCGTGGCTGGAGCCGACGGACGCGTCATAGAGGTAGCGGCGCCCCTGAGAGACGCTCGCGGGCTCCGGGTTGTACAGGGGGACGTGGGCCACCTCGGTCCGGCTCTGGGTGCTGATGACGGAGATGGCGTTGTCGAAGCGCGCCAGCACGTACAACTTGCCGCGGGCCTCATCGAGCACCAGCCCGGTGGGGCCACCTCCGGGCACGTGGATCTGCTGCTTCGTGTCCGGCACGAAGGAGTCCTTCTCAAGCGCCTCGGTGTCGAAGATGCCGATCTTGTCCGAGCCGAGGGCCGCGACGTACAGCGTCTTCCCGTCGCCTGTCACCGCCATGGACTGGGGGAGCGCGAGGCTGCGGACGCTCTCGTCATTCGGCAGGGGCTCGCAGCACTTGCTGTAGTCGATGTGCTTGTTGAGGTGACGCGGTTGGGCACCCTCGGGGCCTAGCACGCTGATGCGGCTCTCCACGGTATGCCCGCGCAGGGTGTGGCCGGCGAAGATGCCGGGGCCCTCGAAGCGCTGGAGGTTGCGGGCCTCGGTGTTGGACACGTAGAGCTTGCCGCTCACCGGGTTGACGGCGAGGTTGTAGAGGATGGTGCCCGCACCGGTGAAGAAGCCCTCGGGGCCCTCGAGCTGCTGGGGCACAGGGGCCATGGCATCGATCACGAAGACGTCCTTGTCCGGCAGCGCCAGCTTCACCTTCTCGTCCCAGGTGCGGCCTTCCACATCCACCCAGTGGGTTCCGTCGAACTGGAGGATCAGCCCGCTCTCTGGAGCGGGGATGCCCTGGAAGTTGGTGCTGGGGCCGGGCACGGCCTTGGTCCCCTTCTTGGGGTCCTTGCCGAAGCCGTTGGGGACCAGCCGCTCGTGGATGGCCGTGGTGCGGTTGCCGGAGTGGAAGGCGGCCGCATAGACACGGCTCCCGTCGGGGGTGACCGCGAGCGCGCGCGGCGTGTCGCTGAAAAGCCGGACCAGCGTCAGCGGCTCTCCTCCGAGCGTGGTGCCCAGATTGGCTGCATCGAAGACCCAGACGTCGGCGCGGCCGATGCCCGGAGTGGTGAGCTGGGGATCGAACGGTGCGTTCTGGCCTCGGTGGGCGGCGGTGATGAAGGCGCGGCGGCGCTCCGGCCCGGCGAAGACGATGTCTCGCGGCTCGTCACCGACGAGCAGGGTGCGCACCACGCGGCCGCGGCGGGTCTTCGCATCCAGCGCCACGACGCTCACACTGTCAGACAGGTGGTTGACGACCCACACCTCGGTGTCGCTGCGCGCGGCGACGGCGACAGGTTCCAGGCCCACCACCACAGAGGTCCGGTGGACCAGCCCGGTACTCTCGACGCTGAAGACCTCCAGCCGGTTGTCCGGCGTGTTGGTGGCGAAGAGGAGCTTTCCGCTCGGGGAGAGGGCGAGGGGACGCACCTGGCCGCTCTCGAAGAGTGTGAAGGAGGAGCGGGAGGGAGGAGGTGCGCCGTTCTTGTCCGGGACTGTGGCCGGAGCGGCGTGGACCAGCGTCGCCACGGCGGCGGCGCAGAGGAGACAGGCACGAAGGAGAGCAGGAGAACGAGGCATGCGTCAGAGGAGCAGGACGTGGGAGCCCGTCAATGCGGCGGGGGCACCGCGGAATCTTCCTGGGAAGAGAGGAGGACTGAATCCCTCGGGGCCGAGGGGGCGTTGCCACGGAGCACGGTGCCGCGAATCAGAGACTGTTCAACAGGTGACCAAATATAGAACGATGATCATCCGCGATCCACCGTGGGGGGGACGCGCGGATCAACGAGAGGGAGTTGAGAGACGTGGCCTCTGGAACGGATGTGCTGAGAGCACTGGGTGACTTCGAGCGTGCGTTCTGGCTGATGGATCAGACCCACAGCGTCAACTTCGCCATCATCGCGCACGTGAGAGGAGCGCTGGAGCCTCAGGTGCTCGAACGTGCGCTCGCGCTGCTTCAGGCCCGGCATCCGCTGCTGGGCGCCCGGATCACCGACTCCGGACCCGCCTCGTTCGGTAGGGGCGGGGTGCCACCCATTCCCCTACGTGAGGCGTCCCGTGGCTCCGAGGATCAGTGGCGCCAGGAGGTGGAGCACGAGCTGAATACTCCGCTGCCCTGGAGCCAGGGGCCGCTGGTGCGCGCCGTCCTCGTGCGAGCGGCGGAGCAGAGTGAGATCCTGCTCACCTTTCACCACTCGGCGGGAGATGGGCGCTCGGGGATGTACGCGATGAGGGATCTGCTCACGTTCGCGGCCTCGCTCATGGGCGGGGCGCCGGTGGCGGCGGAAGCCGTGCGATTCCCGCCCAGCATCGAGGAGCTGTCCGCTCCGCACGTGCGAGGGCTGCGGGCCTTCGGGCGGGTTGCGCGGTTCTTGGGCTCGACGGTGCTGGCGATGAGCCGGCGCCCCGGGAAGCTCCCCTCGCAGAGCCAGGAAGTGAAGGCGCGGACCGCCCTGCTCCATGGGGAGCTGTCCCCGGAAGAGGGCGAGCGGCTTCGTGCCCGCTGCCGAAAGGAGTCGGCCACGGTCCACGGAGTGCTCTGCGGCGCCATGCTCCGGGCGGCGGCGGCCCAGCTCGACGGCCTCACCCACTCCTCCAAGCCGCGCTTCCTGAGCTGCTATTCGCCCGTTGATCTGCGGGACATGTTCCAGGAGTCCGTGGCCCCAGGCGCCGTGGGCTATTTCCTGGGGATGGGGCTGAGCTTCCACCGCGTCGACCGTTCGGCGGAGATCTGGCCCCTGGCGCGCGAGGTGGGGGAGCGCCTGCGCACCATGCGGGAGGACGGCACCATCGTCGCTGCCACCCACTTCCAGAGCCGCGTACAGAAGGGCTGGGACGTGAAGACCGCCGCGAGCAGCGCGCCCCCGGTCACCGCCGCGGTGTCCAACCTCCGGGAGGTGGACATCCCCGGCCAGTACGGCCCGCTCGCCTTGGACGGTGTCCATTTCTCCCTGGCGAGCCATGGCTGGGGAACCGCCCCTGTGCTCACCGTGGCGACCTACCAGGGGCGCATGCAGTTGAACTTCACCTACAGCCTCCCTCGCGTGCCCGAGGAGTGGGGCCGCCAGGTGTTCGAGCGCGCCCTCGGGGAGCTTCGTGCCCTGGCCGCTTGAGCCCGCTGCGGCCGGGGGTGGATCAGGCGATCTTCGTCGGCAGGGCCTCGCTCTTGCGGGTGCCACGCCAGAAGGGCCACGCGTCGTAGAGGTACAGCCCGAAGGGCACCAGCCAGATGACGTCGTTGGTGAGGGTGAGCACGATGGAGGCAGGGGGCC
Proteins encoded in this window:
- a CDS encoding cytochrome P450, whose translation is MAPLPPGPSIALVETFRYMTDPVGAYAWFRKNYGDTLTVKTLEGPLIITGEPEGAREVLTADPTSYEIFAPENLRMVFRDGSVPLIVGEPHRRQRKLLMPPFLGARMRAYAGTMQQVALKRMGAVRPGETIPMHEVSRGITREVILRNVFGLADDSLVARFEEAFVELQKATTPALLFFSWLRHEFGGVGPYARYLRANARLDALIAEQLTARRANLEAAPDDMLNLMMTSKYDDGTGMTNEQVSKELVGLLVAGYAATATAIAWGVYWTYRSPEILRKLREELAGLPADAGPEAYASLPYLGAVCNETLRIYPPVPDMFRKLRAPIQVRGYTLPAGAGVAVFSRMIHSREDLYPEPDTFRPERFLERKFTPYEFIPFGAGVRRCLGAAFAEQQLKVVLATIVRNFDLELADPAEVPVRQGVGVGPKNGVRVRLAQKLLS
- a CDS encoding thioesterase II family protein — encoded protein: MFGGTRKAARARIFCFHHAGGGASMYRKWVEDLPPELDLYAVQLPGREFRIREASFTQLEPLVQELARVLGPLLEQPFALFGHSMGATVAFELARELRRRGARQPLMLGASGRIAPHCRSRFTPVQELTEAQLVEKLKRGGGLPDYVLNEPELMAMVLPLVRSDYKIVDGYRLTPEPPLTFPIAAFYGLDDVLTTPEEITGWQQHTTGAFSVQALPGDHFFLANARREILWTLSRGILQALDR
- a CDS encoding phthiocerol/phthiodiolone dimycocerosyl transferase family protein: MASGTDVLRALGDFERAFWLMDQTHSVNFAIIAHVRGALEPQVLERALALLQARHPLLGARITDSGPASFGRGGVPPIPLREASRGSEDQWRQEVEHELNTPLPWSQGPLVRAVLVRAAEQSEILLTFHHSAGDGRSGMYAMRDLLTFAASLMGGAPVAAEAVRFPPSIEELSAPHVRGLRAFGRVARFLGSTVLAMSRRPGKLPSQSQEVKARTALLHGELSPEEGERLRARCRKESATVHGVLCGAMLRAAAAQLDGLTHSSKPRFLSCYSPVDLRDMFQESVAPGAVGYFLGMGLSFHRVDRSAEIWPLAREVGERLRTMREDGTIVAATHFQSRVQKGWDVKTAASSAPPVTAAVSNLREVDIPGQYGPLALDGVHFSLASHGWGTAPVLTVATYQGRMQLNFTYSLPRVPEEWGRQVFERALGELRALAA
- a CDS encoding type I polyketide synthase, producing the protein MSEANAAEARKALLRQALSKIDELQTKLTQAEQFRDAPIAVVGIGCRFPGANEPERYWRNLAEGLDLVTEVPPDRWDNEQWFDPDPDAPGKTYSRHGGFLGKVDGFDAAFFGIAPRDAVHMDPQHRLLLECAWEALERAGLPADRLSGTKTGVFVGISSSDYGMLIHEREPMESLDAYFLTGLAPNFAAGRTSYVLGLQGPAMAVDTACSSSLVAVHLACQSLRAGGSDLALAAGTNLMLMPLSHIVMSKVRVLSGTGRCRTFDTAADGLVRGEAVAVVVLKRLSDALAAGDNVLAVIRGTAVNQDGPSSGLTVPNKHAQERVIRDALENAKVQPHEVSYVEAHGTGTPLGDPIELRALSAVYGKDRPADSPLYVGSVKTNIGHTEPSAGIAGLIKVILSLQNRTLPPHLHLHQRTPQVDWSGLGIDVPTRLTPWSRPKLIAGVSAFGASGTNAHIVVEEAPPVEHGSPKPVRPELLVLSARGEPALRALATEYISHLQGGKAASMAELAAAASVRRMHHEHRLAVVGETHEELVAALEPLSRGAPHPFGASGQSDKETRRKVVFVFPGQGSQWAAMGRDLLEQEPVFLRAVERCAEAFAPHVDWSLLDELRSEQPSERMDVIQPALFAMEVGLAALWRSWGLEPDAVIGHSMGEVAAAHVAGALSLEDAARVICRRSKLLREVSGQGAMAVVELGMKEAQERLRGLEDRLAVAVSNGPRSTVLSGNADALETLLGQLEREGIFCRRVKVTVASHSPQMDPLRGPLLAALAELKPRQGAVPLYSTVTGEVSPGTSLDPAYWVNNLREPVRFWHTIEKLMADGHTLFVEISPHPILLPAIEQIFAERATAAYAFGSLRREQPARRTLLKSLGDLYVRGAPIDWTKLYPNARVVPLPTYPFQRERYWVDPPAADARRARGASMGGALLGERFESAGDSRLHSWRRWLSLGDAGFLAEHLVQGLPMVPATIYPLLVLEAARRALGPGQYAVEELLFGGPLALEAAPQGERELQISLVEEGAGRTSFRAASRREGEPWAVHVSGRIGSGANMGEVFGQEALEAVRARCSMPAPADGFYGELEQRGIANGPRLRSIQEIWLGQGEALTRLSVPAGSARASEGLPLHPVLLDGAFQSIGAALATLENEEPGVPLPTRIQALTVGTSSVTQAWSHVRVRSIDARTLEADLRILDEAGALIAEARGLRLELRDAGGQRPEAKLFANEWQATEALPAPTSPEPGTWLVVTHELARGRLLGQRLEAHGQKVLYAEPGALRVTDRARVLLSEALAGPCRGVLYLASSVPTPGAEDVAESCSALGRDSMDLLAIAQALQGSGVNPLPRLWLITQGAQSVAGEPVSLAQSGVWGLSRSLFKVKSARLDVGSEDTLESASRELLTGSAEDEIVLRPNARYVARLRQPGAGLAFQQVPAHEQPFRLEVEKPGELDSLSLRVSERRAPGRGEVEFRVHAAGLNFSDAMKALGMYPAEEGEKSVLGLECAGQVIAVGEGVEGLEVGQEVFGLAAGSLGAYVTVPAAQVVARPRGLTVEQAASSGMAFTAAWHALHEVARLQKGERILIHCAASGVGLAAVRIARQVGAEVFATTSSPEKRDFLREQGVARVMDSRSLRFAEEVLAATQGEGVDVVLNSLAGEAIEKGLSVLASDGRFVDLGKRDLNAAHRTLSLGLLRKRISYHVVDLLGLARERPGRIRSLLGQVSQALDQGTLAPLPVHVWPLAKANEAIRALAMAKHVGKLVVSIQQDEGALVSVPARPWAGLSKEAAYLLVTDAPTMGAWLLRWMVEEGARHVVLATPREGTFEALAAGAREAEVAGADVEWARVELTDASQLAHLLEEGERRGRRWKGFFHAPAAEPREALESALGPSVTPAMTLETLTRGRALDTFVLLSSGGASLGRSSPPTVSAMTAVLDALAQRRRLAGLPGLSLDLGPVATEEAQKGAAANLSARQARALLSEALGSGLTQVGALPASPPEAGWMSRVSPLPRFSEVVAALGSTGGASAGAGTLLSGVAPEERKARLLDFVHEQVSLVLRMDREKISVEAPLRGFGIDSLMGLELRNRLEKALGFRLPATVMWSSPTIAALVEKLLEVAESQLVQQTN